The following proteins are encoded in a genomic region of Methylococcales bacterium:
- the clpS gene encoding ATP-dependent Clp protease adapter ClpS, whose protein sequence is MSNSNPFDDDGDLAIQESKPQLKRPPLYKVLLLNDDFTPMDFVVEILTDFFNLDFEKATLVMLQVHHDGVGVCGTFSKDVAETKVHFVNEYSRENHHPLMCSMEKA, encoded by the coding sequence ATGTCAAATAGCAACCCTTTTGATGATGATGGTGATCTAGCCATTCAAGAAAGTAAACCACAATTAAAACGCCCCCCTTTGTATAAGGTCTTGTTATTAAATGATGATTTTACCCCCATGGACTTTGTTGTTGAAATTTTAACCGATTTTTTCAATTTAGATTTTGAAAAAGCCACCCTAGTTATGTTACAAGTTCATCACGATGGTGTCGGCGTTTGTGGAACCTTTTCTAAGGATGTGGCCGAAACTAAAGTTCATTTTGTAAACGAATACTCGCGTGAGAATCATCACCCTTTAATGTGTTCCATGGAAAAAGCGTAA
- a CDS encoding NUDIX hydrolase, with protein MIWKPHVTVAAVIENQQRFLLVEEQVSSGLAFNQPAGHLEEGETLIEAIKREVLEETAWQFEPEKLMSIQLWRKNSEADSFLRVCFSGNVHSHNREQCLDEGIVQTHWLTRDEVAEKASLLRSSLVLESIDEYLEGHFYPLSLVRSRLGL; from the coding sequence ATGATTTGGAAACCTCATGTCACCGTTGCCGCCGTTATTGAAAACCAGCAACGATTTTTATTAGTTGAAGAACAGGTATCCTCTGGACTTGCTTTTAATCAACCCGCAGGTCATTTAGAAGAAGGGGAAACGCTTATTGAAGCGATTAAACGTGAAGTACTCGAAGAAACCGCATGGCAATTTGAACCTGAGAAACTGATGTCTATTCAACTTTGGCGAAAAAATTCAGAGGCCGACAGTTTTCTAAGAGTCTGTTTTTCAGGTAACGTTCATAGTCATAATCGTGAACAATGTTTGGATGAGGGGATTGTTCAAACGCATTGGTTAACGCGTGATGAAGTGGCTGAAAAAGCCTCTTTATTGCGCAGTTCTTTAGTTTTAGAGTCCATTGATGAGTATCTTGAAGGACATTTTTATCCCCTTTCATTAGTGAGGTCTCGTTTAGGATTATGA
- the mnmA gene encoding tRNA 2-thiouridine(34) synthase MnmA — MNKKNIIVGMSGGVDSSVTALVLLEQGHQVTGLFMKNWEEDDGTDYCTALEDLADAQQVCDKLGIELKTVNFAAEYWDEVFEVFLSEFKLGRTPNPDILCNKHVKFKAFLNYAIDDLGAEYIATGHYARVGFQANYHQLLKGLDPNKEQSYFLYTLGQKALSKTLFPIGAMMKPELRALAKKAGFDNYKKKDSTGICFIGERKFKEFLQRYLPTQAGEMRTPEGQFIGKHHGLMYYTLGQRQGLGIGGVKNAPDEPWYVLEKDLATNILIVGQGHEHPLMLHNSLEAGQLDWCDNQPLTEAKQCHAKTRYRQQDQACYLEPLENNRCRATFEHPQRAITPGQSVVFYQGDVCLGGGVIESKANV; from the coding sequence ATGAATAAAAAAAATATCATTGTGGGTATGTCGGGGGGGGTTGATTCTTCGGTGACAGCCTTGGTTTTATTAGAACAAGGTCATCAGGTGACTGGTTTGTTCATGAAAAACTGGGAAGAAGATGATGGCACTGATTATTGTACCGCACTGGAAGATTTAGCCGATGCTCAACAAGTTTGTGATAAATTAGGCATTGAATTAAAAACGGTTAATTTTGCGGCTGAATATTGGGATGAGGTTTTTGAAGTTTTTTTATCTGAATTCAAATTAGGGCGTACGCCTAATCCTGATATTTTGTGCAATAAACATGTTAAGTTTAAAGCCTTTTTAAATTATGCGATTGATGATTTAGGGGCTGAATATATTGCTACGGGGCATTATGCCCGTGTGGGTTTTCAAGCTAATTATCATCAATTATTAAAAGGCTTAGACCCGAATAAGGAACAAAGTTATTTTTTATATACGTTAGGGCAAAAAGCCTTATCTAAGACCTTATTTCCCATTGGTGCCATGATGAAGCCTGAATTGCGTGCTTTGGCGAAAAAAGCTGGGTTTGATAATTATAAAAAGAAAGACAGTACTGGCATTTGTTTTATTGGTGAGCGTAAGTTTAAAGAATTTTTACAACGCTATTTACCGACACAAGCCGGTGAAATGCGAACGCCTGAAGGTCAATTCATTGGTAAGCATCACGGGTTGATGTATTACACACTAGGACAGCGACAAGGATTAGGGATTGGTGGGGTTAAAAATGCCCCTGATGAGCCTTGGTATGTTTTAGAAAAAGACTTAGCTACTAATATTCTAATCGTGGGGCAAGGGCATGAACACCCTTTGATGCTGCATAATTCCTTGGAAGCGGGGCAGTTAGATTGGTGTGATAATCAACCTTTAACTGAGGCAAAACAATGCCATGCTAAAACTCGTTATCGTCAGCAAGACCAAGCCTGTTATTTAGAGCCTTTAGAAAATAATCGCTGTCGTGCTACGTTTGAACACCCTCAACGGGCAATTACGCCTGGGCAGTCTGTGGTTTTTTATCAAGGTGATGTTTGTCTCGGAGGCGGTGTTATTGAATCTAAAGCGAATGTATAA
- the gpmI gene encoding 2,3-bisphosphoglycerate-independent phosphoglycerate mutase produces the protein MLKRPTPLVLLILDGFGHREEHDHNAIAAAKTPFWDQLQQTNPKTLLDCAGALVGLPEGQMGNSEVGHLHIGSGRFVFQDLPKINNAIEDGCFFDNKVLQTAVDKALENDKALHILGLLSPGGVHSHEKQIAGMIELAAKRGLKKIYLHAFLDGRDVAPKSAASSIAFIEETFKALGVGKIVSLTGRFYAMDRDNRWERVQPAYNLIAKGESEFTAKTALEALDAAYQRDESDEFVQATAIGENAIALDSQDSIVFMNFRADRAREISRALTQTDFSEFERGCEPHTGHFATLTKYHQDFPYPVAYPPTDIENGLGEVLANAGRTQLRLAETEKYAHVTFFLNGGRDEPFEGEKRILVPSPQVKTYDLQPEMNAPEVTDHLVDSIKSGDFDIIICNYANCDMVGHTGVWDAALKAVETIDHCLERVVNALNEVDGQMLITADHGNIEQMINAETEQAHTAHTINKVPLLYVGGKQGLSHGGGLSDLAPTLLAILGVKQPDEMTGRSLLAD, from the coding sequence ATGTTAAAACGACCTACCCCCTTAGTTTTATTAATTCTTGATGGCTTTGGACATAGAGAAGAACACGATCATAATGCGATTGCAGCCGCTAAAACACCTTTTTGGGATCAATTACAACAAACTAACCCTAAAACGTTATTAGATTGCGCAGGGGCTTTAGTCGGATTACCTGAAGGTCAAATGGGAAATTCTGAAGTAGGGCATTTACATATCGGCAGTGGGCGTTTTGTTTTTCAAGATTTACCTAAAATAAATAATGCGATTGAAGACGGTTGTTTTTTTGATAATAAAGTCTTGCAAACAGCGGTTGATAAAGCTTTAGAAAATGATAAAGCCCTGCATATATTAGGCTTGCTCTCCCCAGGCGGCGTTCATAGTCATGAAAAGCAAATTGCTGGCATGATTGAATTGGCGGCTAAACGAGGCTTAAAAAAGATTTATTTACACGCCTTTTTAGATGGACGTGATGTGGCTCCTAAAAGTGCAGCAAGTTCGATTGCCTTTATTGAAGAAACGTTTAAAGCCTTGGGTGTGGGGAAAATAGTTTCATTAACAGGGCGTTTTTATGCGATGGATAGAGATAACCGCTGGGAACGCGTGCAACCTGCTTATAATTTAATTGCTAAAGGTGAAAGTGAATTTACCGCTAAAACAGCTTTAGAGGCATTGGACGCGGCTTATCAACGCGATGAAAGCGATGAATTCGTACAAGCCACGGCGATTGGTGAAAATGCAATAGCATTGGATTCACAGGATTCAATCGTGTTTATGAATTTTAGAGCCGATCGTGCGCGTGAGATTTCCAGAGCCTTAACTCAAACAGATTTTTCTGAATTTGAACGAGGATGTGAACCCCATACAGGGCATTTTGCAACCTTAACTAAATATCACCAAGATTTCCCTTATCCTGTGGCTTATCCTCCAACGGATATAGAAAATGGATTAGGCGAAGTCTTAGCGAATGCGGGGCGAACACAATTACGCTTAGCGGAAACTGAAAAATATGCCCATGTTACTTTTTTCTTAAATGGAGGGCGTGATGAACCTTTTGAAGGAGAAAAGCGTATTTTAGTCCCGTCTCCACAGGTAAAAACTTACGACTTACAGCCAGAAATGAATGCGCCTGAAGTGACCGATCATTTAGTTGATTCAATTAAATCAGGTGACTTTGACATCATTATTTGTAACTATGCAAATTGCGATATGGTGGGACACACGGGGGTTTGGGATGCAGCCTTAAAAGCAGTTGAAACGATTGATCACTGTTTAGAGCGTGTTGTGAATGCACTCAACGAGGTTGATGGACAAATGTTAATTACCGCCGATCACGGTAATATTGAACAAATGATAAATGCTGAAACGGAGCAGGCGCATACGGCTCATACGATTAATAAAGTCCCTTTACTTTATGTCGGGGGAAAACAAGGCTTGAGTCATGGCGGCGGATTATCCGACTTAGCCCCGACCTTATTGGCTATTTTAGGGGTTAAGCAACCTGATGAAATGACAGGTCGTTCCTTGTTAGCTGATTAA
- a CDS encoding peptidoglycan DD-metalloendopeptidase family protein: MHFFLIVAFFIISGHLPLSANEKIEKLNELQTDIKDVNQTIEQISVKRTHLSNKLGQIEKQYGKTTNLLKSLTQKIDGKRRRLKEINKEISIRQKKLDIENHELNGQLKATHIMGKREKLKLLLNQQDPALASRMMMYYHYLNKARLTKLITLKKHIAVLEQLGQERKQEKKQLQKTSSVKKNQQNKLIKTKRQRQHLLSLLDEDMSLKSQQLTQLKGNEKQLRDLIVSLGRGGEPVMSQHDAETLLVKTDKPKKIKAKQKMLAYTQSGLSFRKLKGKLPWPLKGKVVKKFGSRRDDGRWDGFLISAKEGASIHAITDGQVIYADWLRGYGLLVIIDHGSGYMSLYAFNQSLNKKVGDKVKTGMVIASVGKSGGRSQAGLYFGVRFQGKSINPARWCQKIRSGYVG; encoded by the coding sequence ATGCACTTCTTTTTAATCGTTGCTTTTTTTATTATCAGTGGTCATTTGCCGTTGTCGGCGAATGAGAAAATAGAAAAGCTGAATGAATTACAAACAGATATTAAAGATGTTAATCAAACTATAGAACAGATCTCTGTTAAGCGAACGCATTTATCAAATAAGTTAGGCCAGATTGAAAAACAATATGGAAAAACGACTAATTTACTTAAATCATTGACACAAAAAATTGATGGTAAACGGCGACGATTAAAAGAAATTAATAAAGAAATAAGTATAAGACAAAAAAAGCTTGATATTGAAAATCATGAGTTAAATGGTCAGCTTAAAGCTACTCATATTATGGGAAAAAGAGAAAAGCTAAAGTTATTGCTCAACCAGCAAGACCCTGCCTTAGCCAGTCGAATGATGATGTATTATCATTATTTAAATAAGGCGCGACTAACAAAATTGATTACGTTAAAAAAGCATATTGCTGTGTTGGAGCAGCTAGGGCAAGAAAGAAAACAAGAAAAAAAACAGTTACAAAAAACATCAAGTGTTAAAAAAAACCAGCAAAATAAATTAATTAAAACCAAGCGTCAGCGTCAACATTTATTATCTTTATTGGATGAAGATATGAGTTTAAAATCACAACAACTAACGCAATTAAAAGGTAATGAAAAACAATTGCGTGATTTAATTGTTTCATTAGGTCGAGGAGGAGAGCCTGTCATGAGTCAACATGACGCTGAGACACTTCTTGTTAAGACGGATAAGCCGAAAAAAATAAAAGCTAAACAGAAAATGCTTGCTTATACGCAGTCGGGTTTGTCTTTTCGGAAGCTAAAAGGAAAATTACCGTGGCCTTTAAAAGGTAAGGTTGTGAAAAAATTTGGAAGTAGGCGTGATGACGGGCGTTGGGACGGCTTTTTAATTTCAGCAAAAGAAGGCGCGAGTATTCATGCGATTACGGATGGGCAGGTTATTTATGCAGACTGGTTGCGAGGTTATGGATTGTTGGTTATTATTGATCATGGTTCGGGTTATATGAGTTTATATGCGTTTAATCAAAGTCTTAATAAAAAAGTTGGCGATAAAGTGAAGACTGGAATGGTTATTGCCTCGGTTGGGAAAAGTGGGGGGCGTAGTCAGGCAGGACTTTATTTTGGGGTTCGATTTCAAGGGAAATCAATTAATCCTGCCCGTTGGTGTCAAAAAATACGAAGCGGTTATGTCGGGTAA
- a CDS encoding S41 family peptidase, giving the protein MLKKKNILILSLGFSLGVFVATSSNVLAERSEDSVIQEALPYDELRAFTEIFGRIKRDYVEPVADKKLLEDAIRGMLTGLDPHSAYLDIEDYKELREGTSGQFGGLGIEVTMENGFVKVVSPIDDTPAQRAGLQAGDLIVKLDEQPVKGMSLGDAVKIMRGDPGEDISLTIIREGADAPIVTVVTRDIIKVKSVKSRLLEKNYGYLRISSFQSRTGENLSEAINDLIEENEGKLNGLVLDLRNNPGGVLQAAVDVSDAFLDEGLIVYTEGRIKNSQMRFNAERGDVIDKAPLVVLVNGGSASASEIVAGALQDHKRAVIMGEKSFGKGSVQTILPTSSGAAVKLTTARYFTPLGRSIQAEGIEPDIPLKKLKLESLKPSNFESIKEADLSGHLDKGERETKSTSKKVEDKKTLKKETKDGSSSEEIRDYALHEALNLLKAISILKP; this is encoded by the coding sequence ATGCTTAAAAAGAAAAATATATTAATTTTATCCCTTGGCTTTTCTTTAGGGGTTTTTGTTGCAACCAGCAGCAATGTGCTGGCTGAACGTAGCGAAGATAGCGTTATTCAAGAGGCTTTGCCGTATGATGAATTACGTGCGTTTACAGAAATATTCGGACGTATAAAAAGAGATTATGTTGAACCTGTTGCGGATAAAAAATTATTGGAAGATGCGATTAGAGGCATGTTAACAGGCTTAGACCCTCATTCAGCTTATCTTGATATTGAGGATTATAAGGAATTAAGAGAAGGAACAAGTGGGCAGTTTGGTGGGTTAGGGATTGAAGTAACGATGGAAAATGGGTTTGTTAAAGTCGTTTCACCGATTGATGATACCCCCGCTCAACGTGCAGGTTTACAGGCGGGTGATTTAATTGTCAAATTAGATGAGCAACCTGTCAAAGGGATGTCACTAGGGGATGCGGTCAAAATAATGCGCGGGGATCCTGGTGAAGATATTTCATTAACCATTATCCGAGAAGGTGCCGATGCACCGATTGTTACGGTGGTGACACGCGACATTATTAAAGTTAAAAGTGTTAAAAGTCGTTTGCTAGAGAAAAATTACGGTTATTTGCGAATTAGTAGTTTTCAATCAAGAACCGGTGAAAATTTATCCGAAGCCATTAATGATTTAATTGAAGAAAATGAAGGAAAATTAAATGGATTAGTATTGGATTTACGTAATAATCCAGGTGGCGTTTTACAGGCGGCTGTAGACGTTAGTGATGCTTTTTTAGATGAGGGTTTAATTGTTTATACGGAAGGGCGGATTAAAAACTCACAAATGCGTTTTAATGCGGAAAGAGGGGATGTGATTGATAAAGCTCCTTTAGTTGTCTTGGTTAATGGAGGATCAGCATCCGCCTCTGAAATTGTTGCAGGCGCATTGCAAGACCATAAACGTGCGGTTATTATGGGGGAAAAATCCTTTGGAAAAGGCTCAGTACAAACTATTTTACCCACCAGTAGTGGTGCGGCGGTTAAATTAACCACAGCGCGTTATTTCACACCGTTAGGTCGTTCAATTCAAGCGGAAGGGATTGAGCCTGATATTCCTTTGAAGAAGCTTAAATTAGAATCCTTAAAGCCCTCTAATTTTGAATCTATTAAAGAAGCTGATTTATCAGGCCATTTAGATAAGGGCGAACGTGAGACAAAATCAACGTCTAAAAAAGTAGAGGATAAAAAAACGCTTAAAAAAGAAACTAAGGATGGCTCATCCTCTGAAGAAATACGTGATTATGCGTTACATGAAGCTTTAAATTTATTGAAAGCAATTAGTATTCTTAAGCCATAA
- the dnaB gene encoding replicative DNA helicase: protein MSEDFYPSGDLDVAALKVPPNSIQAEQSVLGGLMLDNQTWDSVADKLTEIDFYRRDHRLIFKSIARLAERQDPFDVVTLSEVLETTHQLAEVGGLAYLGMLVKDTPSAANIAAYAAIVRDRSILRQLIHVGTDISDSAFSPDGRETAELLENAERNVFKIAEQRQKGQGGFEPIKSLLASAVDKIETLFEQEGNITGAATGFTDFDEKTSGLQPGDLIIVAGRPSMGKCFAKGTNVLLFSGEVKSIENIKLGDVLMGDDSTPRKVLSLAQGRENMYWVRQNKAMDYCVNESHILSLKRSCNEGKHPHGDLLNIALMDYLASSTKFQSNYEGYKVAVDFPVQSLAFDPYFLGLWLGEGESKGISIFNQDKEVADYLFNYAKDLGLQLTVKKTIGKCPFYTITSGIAGENSNLRFSLQGVFRESNLLNNKHIPKSFLINSYENRLELLAGLIDSVGHYEDVFGGYEITQKNKSLTEHIKFLCDSLGFRTSLMSKQADKNYSCEVYCVRLLGNVDTIPVKVVRKKARPWTCSRSWNQTEISLEKGEVDDYYGFEIEGNGLFLLEDMTVVHNTSIAMNMAENIAIAGKKNVAVFSMEMPGDSLAMRMMSSIGRIDQHKVRTGQLEEDEWPRLTSAINMLAETNIFIDDTPALTPTEVRSRSRRLARDHGPLGLIVLDYIQLMQSPSSGENRVQQISDISRGLKALAKEMEVPVVALSQLNRNLEQRPNKRPVMSDLRESGALEQDADLIVFVYRDEVYNEDSPDKGIAEIIIGKQRNGPLGTVRLTFLGQYTKFENYAGDPYGDNEGYDE, encoded by the coding sequence ATGTCCGAAGATTTTTACCCCTCGGGTGACTTAGACGTTGCCGCGCTTAAAGTTCCTCCCAATTCTATTCAGGCAGAACAATCTGTTTTAGGCGGGTTAATGTTAGATAATCAAACGTGGGATTCCGTTGCTGATAAGTTAACTGAAATAGATTTTTATCGTAGAGATCATCGGTTAATTTTTAAGTCCATTGCACGGCTAGCCGAACGACAAGATCCTTTCGATGTAGTGACGCTTTCAGAAGTGCTGGAGACAACCCATCAATTAGCCGAAGTAGGTGGACTTGCGTATTTGGGAATGTTGGTCAAAGATACGCCCAGTGCAGCGAATATAGCCGCTTATGCCGCTATTGTTCGTGATCGCTCTATTTTACGACAACTCATTCACGTAGGAACCGATATTTCTGATTCCGCCTTTTCACCTGACGGGCGAGAAACGGCTGAATTGTTGGAAAATGCGGAACGTAATGTCTTTAAAATTGCGGAGCAACGTCAAAAAGGGCAGGGGGGGTTTGAGCCGATTAAATCATTGTTAGCCTCAGCGGTTGATAAAATCGAAACCTTATTTGAACAAGAGGGCAATATTACGGGGGCGGCAACGGGGTTTACGGATTTTGATGAGAAAACGTCAGGATTGCAACCGGGGGATTTAATTATTGTTGCAGGTCGTCCGTCGATGGGAAAGTGTTTTGCTAAAGGAACGAACGTTTTATTATTTTCAGGTGAGGTTAAATCTATTGAGAATATAAAACTTGGCGATGTGTTAATGGGGGATGATTCAACCCCTAGAAAAGTACTTTCTCTCGCACAAGGTCGAGAAAATATGTATTGGGTTAGACAAAACAAGGCAATGGATTACTGCGTGAATGAATCTCATATTTTGTCTTTAAAACGTAGTTGTAATGAAGGAAAACATCCGCATGGAGACCTATTAAATATTGCTTTAATGGATTATTTAGCTTCATCAACCAAGTTTCAATCAAATTATGAGGGCTATAAAGTGGCGGTTGATTTCCCCGTGCAATCGTTAGCGTTCGATCCTTATTTTTTAGGATTATGGTTGGGTGAGGGTGAAAGTAAAGGCATTAGTATTTTTAATCAAGATAAAGAAGTTGCTGATTACTTATTTAATTATGCCAAAGACCTAGGGTTGCAATTAACCGTTAAAAAAACAATAGGAAAATGTCCTTTTTATACGATTACTTCGGGAATTGCGGGGGAAAATTCCAACCTTCGATTTAGTTTACAGGGGGTTTTTCGGGAATCAAACCTTCTCAATAATAAACATATTCCCAAGTCGTTTTTAATTAATAGTTATGAAAATAGATTGGAGCTATTAGCTGGGTTAATTGATAGCGTTGGGCATTATGAGGATGTGTTTGGAGGGTATGAAATTACTCAGAAAAATAAATCCCTTACAGAACACATTAAATTTTTATGTGATAGCTTAGGTTTCCGAACGTCACTTATGAGTAAACAAGCTGATAAAAATTATAGTTGTGAGGTTTATTGCGTTCGTTTGTTGGGTAATGTTGATACGATTCCTGTCAAAGTGGTTAGAAAAAAAGCACGTCCTTGGACGTGCAGTCGAAGTTGGAATCAAACAGAGATCTCTCTTGAAAAAGGAGAGGTGGATGATTATTATGGCTTTGAGATTGAAGGGAATGGGTTGTTTTTATTGGAGGATATGACGGTTGTTCATAATACAAGCATAGCGATGAATATGGCTGAAAATATTGCCATTGCAGGCAAAAAAAATGTCGCTGTCTTTAGTATGGAAATGCCTGGCGACTCTTTGGCGATGCGAATGATGTCTTCGATAGGACGTATTGATCAACATAAAGTGCGTACAGGTCAGCTTGAAGAAGATGAATGGCCTCGTTTGACATCGGCTATTAATATGCTTGCTGAAACGAATATTTTTATTGATGATACACCTGCGTTAACGCCGACTGAAGTTCGTTCAAGATCACGGCGTTTAGCGCGAGATCATGGGCCATTAGGGCTTATTGTTTTAGATTATATTCAATTAATGCAATCACCGAGTAGTGGTGAAAATAGAGTTCAACAAATTTCTGATATTTCACGTGGATTAAAAGCGTTAGCTAAAGAAATGGAAGTCCCCGTTGTTGCGTTATCGCAATTAAATCGTAATTTGGAGCAACGTCCGAATAAACGCCCCGTAATGTCTGATTTGCGGGAGAGTGGTGCGCTTGAGCAAGATGCTGATTTAATTGTATTTGTTTATAGAGATGAGGTTTATAACGAAGATAGCCCTGATAAGGGGATTGCCGAAATTATTATTGGTAAACAACGTAACGGCCCTTTAGGAACCGTACGGTTAACTTTTTTAGGGCAATACACAAAATTTGAAAATTATGCGGGGGATCCTTATGGGGATAATGAGGGCTATGACGAATGA
- the alr gene encoding alanine racemase, which produces MTPITYATINLSAIEHNLTRVRYYAPKAQIMAVIKADGYGHGLLQVAEALKHADAFAVARINEAMRLRYAGFKQRLVVLEGFMNAEELDVFIQYNLDPVVHCVEQVALLEKKAETSLFVWLKLDTGMNRLGFKSADFSYIYQRVKDCVKDETKINVMTHLANADDKKDTKTLAQIDLFKTIIKGVKGQRSMANSAGILEWTAALSDWVRPGLMLYGISPFENEIGKQFNLKPVMSLYSQLIAIKTLQKGETVGYGSTWIAEKTTRIGIVGIGYGDGYPRHAKTGTPMLIKGKQVPLVGRVSMDMITVDLSSQLEAAVYDSVMLWGDDLAVEDIATCAGTIAYTLVCGVTARVPRLEIK; this is translated from the coding sequence ATGACGCCAATTACTTATGCGACCATTAATTTATCGGCCATTGAGCATAACCTAACGAGGGTTCGTTATTATGCGCCTAAAGCTCAAATCATGGCAGTGATTAAAGCCGATGGTTATGGGCATGGTTTATTACAGGTTGCCGAGGCGTTAAAACACGCTGATGCATTTGCTGTTGCACGAATTAATGAAGCCATGCGTTTACGTTATGCGGGTTTTAAGCAACGGTTAGTGGTTTTGGAAGGTTTTATGAATGCGGAAGAACTTGATGTATTTATTCAGTATAACTTAGACCCCGTTGTTCATTGTGTTGAGCAAGTGGCGTTATTGGAAAAAAAAGCAGAAACAAGCTTATTCGTTTGGTTAAAATTAGATACAGGCATGAATCGTTTGGGGTTTAAATCCGCTGATTTTTCATATATTTATCAACGAGTAAAGGATTGTGTGAAGGATGAGACTAAAATTAACGTAATGACTCATCTTGCTAATGCAGATGATAAAAAAGATACTAAAACTTTAGCGCAAATTGATTTATTTAAAACGATCATTAAGGGGGTTAAAGGACAGCGTAGTATGGCTAATTCAGCAGGAATTTTGGAATGGACGGCGGCCTTAAGTGATTGGGTTCGTCCTGGTTTAATGCTCTATGGAATTTCTCCTTTTGAGAATGAAATAGGCAAACAATTTAATTTAAAACCTGTCATGAGTCTTTATTCACAACTCATTGCGATTAAAACCCTTCAAAAAGGGGAAACCGTGGGTTATGGATCGACATGGATTGCTGAGAAAACGACCCGTATAGGCATTGTGGGCATAGGCTATGGTGATGGCTATCCACGTCATGCTAAAACGGGAACCCCTATGTTAATTAAAGGGAAACAGGTTCCTTTAGTCGGGCGCGTATCAATGGATATGATAACTGTTGATTTATCCTCCCAATTGGAGGCGGCCGTTTATGATTCTGTGATGCTTTGGGGGGATGATCTGGCTGTTGAAGATATTGCGACGTGTGCGGGAACAATTGCTTACACGTTGGTCTGTGGGGTAACTGCACGGGTTCCAAGGCTTGAAATAAAATAA